A section of the Streptomyces sp. Je 1-369 genome encodes:
- a CDS encoding S1 family peptidase has protein sequence MKHRRIPKRRAAVAGAGIAALVAAGITFQTANASENSPTPTPDTLSVAKAGKLASSLGKELGADAAGTYYDAETKTLVVNVLDRSAADAVESAGGKARIVENSLAELKSARATLDDKAAVPGTSWAMDPATNKVVVTADRTVKGAKLDKVTSIVKELGGKAELKRSKGEYKAFIAGGDAIWGSGSRCSLGFNVVKGGEPYFLTAGHCGNAVKSWSDSQGGSEIGATEESSFPGNDYAIVKYTADTPHPSEVNLYGGTQAISKAGDATVGQKVTRSGSTTQVHDGDVTALDATVNYQEGQVDGLIQTTVCAEPGDSGGALFAGDTALGLTSGGSGDCSSGGETFFQPVPEALSAYGAEIG, from the coding sequence TTGAAGCACCGACGCATACCCAAGCGCCGTGCCGCCGTGGCAGGCGCGGGCATCGCCGCGCTGGTCGCCGCGGGAATCACCTTCCAGACTGCGAACGCGAGCGAGAACTCCCCCACCCCCACCCCCGACACCCTCTCCGTGGCCAAGGCCGGAAAGCTCGCCTCTTCGCTGGGCAAGGAGCTCGGCGCGGACGCCGCGGGCACGTACTACGACGCCGAGACCAAGACCCTCGTCGTGAACGTGCTCGACCGGAGCGCGGCGGACGCCGTCGAGTCGGCGGGCGGCAAGGCCAGAATCGTCGAGAACTCCCTCGCCGAGCTGAAGAGCGCCCGCGCGACGCTCGACGACAAGGCGGCCGTGCCCGGCACCTCGTGGGCGATGGACCCGGCCACCAACAAGGTCGTCGTCACGGCCGACCGCACGGTCAAGGGCGCGAAGCTCGACAAGGTCACCTCGATCGTGAAGGAGCTCGGCGGCAAGGCCGAACTCAAGCGCAGCAAGGGCGAGTACAAGGCCTTCATCGCCGGCGGCGACGCGATCTGGGGGAGCGGCTCGCGCTGCTCGCTCGGCTTCAACGTCGTCAAGGGCGGCGAGCCGTACTTCCTGACGGCGGGACACTGCGGCAACGCGGTGAAGAGCTGGTCCGACTCGCAGGGCGGCTCGGAGATCGGTGCCACGGAGGAGTCCAGCTTCCCGGGCAACGACTACGCCATCGTGAAGTACACGGCCGACACCCCGCACCCCAGCGAGGTGAACCTCTATGGCGGCACCCAGGCGATCAGCAAGGCCGGGGACGCCACGGTCGGCCAGAAGGTGACGCGCAGCGGCAGCACCACCCAGGTCCACGACGGTGACGTCACCGCGCTGGACGCCACGGTCAACTACCAGGAGGGCCAGGTCGACGGTCTGATCCAGACGACGGTCTGCGCCGAGCCCGGCGACAGCGGCGGCGCGCTCTTCGCCGGCGACACCGCGCTCGGCCTCACCTCGGGCGGCAGCGGCGACTGCTCGTCCGGCGGCGAGACCTTCTTCCAGCCGGTTCCCGAGGCCCTTTCGGCCTACGGAGCGGAGATCGGCTGA
- a CDS encoding slipin family protein — protein MVEELVAVGLTLGSLGAVYAMAAARVIKQYERGVVLRLGKLQSHVRGPGFTMIVPMVDRLRRVNMQIVTMPVPAQDGITRDNVTVRVDAVIYFKVMDAAEAVVEVEDYRFAVSQMAQTSLRSIIGKSNLDDLLSNREKLNQGLELMIDSPAVGWGVQIDRVEIKDVSLPETMKRSMARQAEADRERRARIINADAELQASKKLAEAAHEMSEEPAALQLRLLQTVVAVAAEKNSTLVLPFPVELLRFLERAQPPVPQQPQGNHAEPGKLPDSGAGDAEVGELGPSTGSKSGQD, from the coding sequence ATGGTCGAGGAGCTGGTGGCGGTGGGGTTGACCCTCGGGTCGCTCGGAGCGGTCTACGCGATGGCGGCGGCGCGCGTCATCAAACAGTACGAGCGAGGTGTGGTGCTGCGCCTCGGCAAGCTCCAGAGCCACGTGCGCGGACCGGGGTTCACCATGATCGTGCCCATGGTCGACCGGCTCCGCCGCGTCAACATGCAGATCGTGACGATGCCGGTGCCCGCCCAGGACGGCATCACGCGCGACAACGTCACGGTCCGCGTCGACGCCGTCATCTACTTCAAGGTCATGGACGCCGCCGAGGCGGTCGTCGAGGTGGAGGACTACCGCTTCGCGGTCTCACAGATGGCACAGACGTCGCTGCGCTCCATCATCGGCAAGAGCAACCTGGACGACCTGCTGTCCAACCGCGAGAAGCTCAACCAGGGCCTGGAGCTGATGATCGACTCCCCGGCCGTCGGGTGGGGCGTGCAGATCGACCGCGTCGAGATCAAGGACGTGTCGCTGCCCGAGACGATGAAGCGGTCCATGGCCCGCCAGGCCGAGGCCGACCGCGAGCGGCGCGCCCGCATCATCAACGCCGACGCCGAACTCCAGGCCTCCAAGAAGCTCGCCGAGGCCGCCCATGAGATGTCGGAGGAGCCCGCCGCGCTCCAACTCCGGCTCCTCCAGACCGTGGTGGCCGTCGCCGCCGAGAAGAACTCCACCCTCGTCCTGCCCTTCCCCGTGGAGCTCCTCCGGTTCCTGGAACGGGCCCAGCCGCCCGTGCCGCAGCAGCCGCAGGGGAACCACGCGGAGCCCGGGAAGCTGCCGGATTCCGGTGCGGGAGACGCGGAAGTCGGAGAGCTCGGCCCGTCCACGGGGTCGAAATCCGGACAGGACTAG
- a CDS encoding S1 family peptidase, with protein MRIKRTIPHNGISRHTRLLAVATGLVAAGALAVPAATAQDGAATFSASQLEQASDAVLGADVAGTAWGVDAKTKQVVVTADSTVSKAEIAKLKDAAGANADALRIERTPGTFQKYISGGDAIYASSWRCSLGFNVRNGSTYYFLTAGHCTDGATTWWSNSAKTTVLGTTSGSSFPTNDYGIVKYTNNSVTKSGTVGSQDITRAADPTVGQNVTRRGSTTGTHSGRVTALNQTVNYGGGDVVYGMIKTTVCAEPGDSGGPLYSGSTALGLTSGGSGNCSSGGTTFFQPVTEALRAYNVSVY; from the coding sequence GTGAGGATCAAGCGCACCATCCCCCACAACGGCATATCAAGACACACCCGTCTGCTCGCCGTGGCCACCGGGCTCGTCGCCGCAGGAGCGCTCGCCGTGCCCGCGGCCACCGCGCAGGACGGCGCCGCCACCTTCAGCGCCTCGCAGCTGGAACAGGCCAGCGACGCCGTCCTCGGCGCCGACGTCGCCGGTACCGCCTGGGGTGTCGACGCGAAGACCAAGCAGGTCGTCGTGACCGCCGACAGCACGGTCTCCAAGGCCGAGATCGCGAAGCTCAAGGACGCGGCGGGAGCCAACGCCGACGCGCTGAGGATCGAGCGCACCCCGGGCACGTTCCAGAAGTACATCTCCGGCGGCGACGCGATCTACGCGAGCAGCTGGCGCTGCTCGCTCGGCTTCAACGTGCGCAACGGCAGCACCTACTACTTCCTGACCGCCGGTCACTGCACCGACGGCGCGACCACCTGGTGGTCCAACTCGGCGAAGACCACCGTGCTCGGCACCACGTCGGGCTCCAGCTTCCCGACCAACGACTACGGCATCGTCAAGTACACGAACAACTCGGTCACCAAGTCCGGCACCGTGGGCAGCCAGGACATCACCCGCGCCGCCGACCCGACCGTCGGACAGAACGTCACCCGGCGCGGCTCCACGACCGGCACGCACAGCGGCCGCGTCACCGCGCTGAACCAGACCGTGAACTACGGCGGCGGCGACGTCGTCTACGGCATGATCAAGACCACCGTCTGCGCCGAACCCGGCGACAGCGGCGGCCCGCTGTACTCGGGCTCCACGGCCCTCGGTCTGACCTCCGGCGGCAGCGGCAACTGCTCGTCGGGCGGCACCACGTTCTTCCAGCCGGTCACCGAGGCGCTGCGCGCGTACAACGTCAGCGTCTACTGA
- a CDS encoding DUF1684 domain-containing protein: MSNGHTADAAQDWKHWHEQRTETVSAPYGPLSLTGTHWLADHPEGHLPGIPGHWADTSGTSGTSDALVLTAGAEDGLTVDGTPLSGEVRLGADSGPVADARVALGGRRLVVIRREGLWAVRDFDPDATARRAFRGIDATAYDERWAVPGRFIPYDEDRTVTVGNADGKERGLGVGGELSFRIGGVEHTLQVSVEGDGSLWAVFADATSGVSSYRFRFLRPAAPGADGRTTVDFNRALLPPCAFADHFICPFPPPGNTLPVDIAAGERNLRDT; encoded by the coding sequence ATGAGCAACGGGCACACCGCGGACGCGGCGCAGGACTGGAAGCACTGGCACGAGCAGCGGACGGAGACGGTGTCGGCGCCCTACGGGCCGCTCTCCCTCACCGGCACGCACTGGCTCGCCGACCACCCGGAGGGACACCTGCCGGGCATCCCCGGGCACTGGGCCGACACGTCCGGCACGTCCGGCACGTCCGACGCGCTCGTCCTGACGGCGGGAGCCGAGGACGGCCTCACCGTCGACGGGACGCCCCTCAGCGGCGAGGTCCGCCTCGGCGCCGACAGCGGCCCGGTCGCCGACGCCCGCGTCGCGCTCGGCGGGCGCCGCCTCGTCGTCATCCGGCGCGAAGGCCTGTGGGCGGTGCGCGACTTCGACCCGGACGCCACCGCGCGCCGCGCCTTCCGTGGCATCGACGCCACCGCGTACGACGAGCGCTGGGCGGTGCCGGGGCGCTTCATCCCGTACGACGAGGACCGCACCGTCACGGTCGGCAACGCGGACGGCAAGGAGCGCGGGCTCGGAGTCGGCGGTGAACTCTCCTTCAGGATCGGGGGAGTCGAGCACACCCTCCAGGTGAGCGTCGAGGGCGACGGGTCGCTGTGGGCGGTCTTCGCGGACGCCACCAGCGGCGTGTCCAGCTACCGCTTCCGCTTCCTGCGCCCCGCCGCGCCCGGCGCCGACGGCCGCACCACCGTCGACTTCAACCGTGCGCTGCTGCCCCCGTGCGCCTTCGCCGACCACTTCATCTGCCCCTTCCCGCCGCCCGGCAACACGCTGCCCGTCGACATCGCGGCGGGGGAGCGGAACCTTCGGGACACCTAA
- a CDS encoding NtaA/DmoA family FMN-dependent monooxygenase (This protein belongs to a clade of FMN-dependent monooxygenases, within a broader family of flavin-dependent oxidoreductases, the luciferase-like monooxygenase (LMM) family, some of whose members use coenzyme F420 rather than FMN.), with protein MTTQRPKQVHLAAHFPGVNSTTVWSDPASGSHIDFSSFASLARTAERGLFDFFFLAEGLRLREHKGRIHDLDVVGRPESLTVLTALAAVTERLGLAGTVNATFNEPFELARRFAALDHLSAGRAAWNVVTTSDAFTGENFRRGGYLDRADRYTRAAEFLATARELWDSWTPDGRPRPFAHHGRHFSVEGEFTAPRSPQGHPVVIQAGDSPEGREFAASAADVIFTRHGTLEAGREFYADVKGRLAKYGRSADDLKIMPGVTFVLGDTAAEAQEKATGIRREQVSPQNAILALEQVWGVDLSSYDPDGPLPDIDPDPDSELVQGRVKIGDPFAVAAKWRALSEAKGLSIRQTVIETTARQSFIGTPDRVAADMTEFVRTDAADGFILVPHLTPGGLDDFVDRVVPLLQERGAYRTAYEGTTLRSHLGLREPVWKG; from the coding sequence ATGACGACGCAACGACCCAAGCAGGTGCACCTGGCCGCGCACTTCCCCGGCGTCAACAGCACCACCGTCTGGTCCGACCCCGCGTCCGGCTCGCACATCGACTTCTCGTCCTTCGCGTCGCTCGCCCGCACCGCCGAGCGCGGGCTCTTCGACTTCTTCTTCCTCGCCGAAGGGCTGCGGCTGCGCGAGCACAAGGGGCGCATCCACGACCTGGACGTCGTCGGGCGGCCCGAGTCGCTGACCGTCCTGACCGCGCTCGCCGCCGTCACCGAGCGGCTCGGCCTCGCCGGCACGGTCAACGCCACCTTCAACGAACCTTTCGAGCTGGCCCGCAGGTTCGCCGCCCTCGACCACCTGAGCGCGGGCCGTGCCGCCTGGAACGTCGTCACCACGTCGGACGCCTTCACCGGCGAGAACTTCCGGCGCGGCGGCTACCTCGACCGAGCCGACCGGTACACCCGCGCCGCCGAGTTCCTGGCGACCGCCCGCGAACTGTGGGACTCCTGGACGCCGGACGGCAGACCGCGACCGTTCGCGCACCACGGACGGCACTTCTCCGTCGAGGGCGAGTTCACCGCGCCCCGCTCCCCGCAGGGGCACCCCGTCGTCATCCAGGCGGGCGACTCGCCGGAGGGGCGGGAGTTCGCCGCGTCCGCCGCCGACGTGATCTTCACCCGGCACGGCACGCTGGAGGCGGGACGGGAGTTCTACGCCGACGTGAAGGGCCGCCTCGCGAAGTACGGGCGCTCCGCCGACGACCTGAAGATCATGCCCGGGGTCACCTTCGTCCTCGGCGACACCGCGGCCGAGGCGCAGGAGAAGGCCACCGGGATACGCCGCGAACAGGTCTCCCCGCAGAACGCGATCCTCGCCCTGGAACAGGTCTGGGGCGTCGACCTCTCCTCGTACGACCCGGACGGGCCGCTGCCCGACATCGACCCCGACCCGGACTCCGAGCTCGTCCAGGGCCGGGTGAAGATCGGCGACCCCTTCGCCGTCGCCGCGAAGTGGCGGGCCCTGTCCGAGGCCAAGGGGCTCTCCATCCGCCAGACCGTCATCGAGACCACGGCACGCCAGTCCTTCATCGGCACCCCGGACCGGGTCGCCGCCGACATGACGGAGTTCGTGCGCACCGACGCCGCCGACGGCTTCATCCTCGTGCCGCACCTCACCCCCGGCGGCCTCGACGACTTCGTGGACCGGGTGGTGCCGCTGCTCCAGGAGCGCGGCGCGTACCGCACGGCGTACGAGGGCACGACGCTCCGCTCCCACCTCGGGCTGCGCGAGCCGGTATGGAAGGGTTGA
- a CDS encoding LLM class flavin-dependent oxidoreductase produces the protein MPSLHLAVALDRPDTHDTAPYLESALLAEHGALDFVTLHDSFARPGPDALAVAARIAPGTARIGLVPTVTTTHTEPFHVQAAVATLDWVSHGRAGWALDVSATEAEARLFGRRGAASREELWREAGDVADAAARLWDSWEDDAEIRDVATGRFIDRDKLHYADFAGRTFSVRGPSIVPRPPQGHPVRVVDATAPQARETAARHADVALVRAASAARADAARAELRGLAARFGRDPRTLLVFAALDVDLGGGEHAAEPGHGGGPLPTAGGPAYRGGPVDLAELIADWHRAGAVDGFHLTPAEPRRDLERLVNGTVALLQHRGLFRTFYPGSTLRDHLGLARPANRYAALTGESA, from the coding sequence ATGCCTTCCCTCCACCTGGCCGTCGCCCTCGACAGGCCCGACACCCACGACACCGCCCCCTACCTCGAATCGGCGCTCCTCGCCGAGCACGGGGCACTGGACTTCGTGACGCTCCACGACTCCTTCGCGCGCCCCGGACCCGACGCGCTCGCCGTGGCCGCCAGGATCGCGCCCGGCACCGCACGCATCGGCCTCGTGCCGACCGTCACGACCACCCACACCGAGCCCTTCCACGTGCAGGCCGCCGTGGCGACCCTCGACTGGGTCAGCCACGGGCGGGCGGGCTGGGCGCTCGACGTCTCGGCGACGGAAGCCGAGGCGCGGCTCTTCGGGCGGCGCGGGGCCGCGTCGCGCGAAGAGCTGTGGCGGGAGGCCGGTGACGTCGCCGACGCCGCCGCCCGGCTGTGGGACAGCTGGGAGGACGACGCGGAGATACGGGACGTGGCGACGGGCCGGTTCATCGACCGGGACAAGCTGCACTACGCCGACTTCGCGGGGCGTACGTTCTCGGTGCGCGGGCCCTCCATCGTGCCGCGGCCGCCGCAGGGCCACCCGGTGCGGGTCGTCGACGCGACCGCTCCGCAGGCCCGCGAGACCGCCGCACGGCACGCGGACGTCGCCCTGGTGCGCGCCGCATCCGCCGCACGGGCCGACGCCGCCCGCGCCGAACTGCGCGGCCTGGCGGCCCGGTTCGGGCGCGACCCGCGGACGCTCCTCGTCTTCGCCGCCCTCGACGTCGACCTCGGCGGCGGCGAACACGCCGCCGAGCCCGGCCACGGCGGCGGACCGCTGCCCACCGCCGGAGGGCCCGCCTACCGCGGCGGGCCCGTCGACCTCGCCGAGCTCATCGCCGACTGGCACCGCGCGGGCGCCGTCGACGGCTTCCACCTCACGCCCGCCGAGCCCCGCCGTGACCTGGAGCGGCTCGTCAACGGCACCGTCGCGCTGCTCCAGCACCGCGGCCTGTTCCGCACCTTCTATCCGGGCAGCACGCTCCGCGACCACCTGGGGCTCGCCCGGCCCGCCAACCGATACGCAGCGCTCACGGGGGAGTCCGCATGA
- a CDS encoding amino acid ABC transporter ATP-binding protein produces the protein MPQPSDAPMADVMVDVRSVHKSFGSLRVLKGVDLHVGRGEVTVVIGPSGSGKSTLLRTINHLEKVDAGRITVDGALIGYRRSGDKLYELPERDVLKQRTRIGFVFQNFNLFPHLTVVENIVEAPVSALKRPRPSAERAARELLERVGLADKARAYPRQLSGGQQQRVAIARALALEPRLLLFDEPTSALDPELVGEVLDVIKDLARQGTTMIVVTHEIGFAREVADTVVFMDDGRVVEQGAPADVLDRPRHDRTRAFLSKVL, from the coding sequence ATGCCCCAGCCCAGTGACGCCCCGATGGCCGACGTCATGGTCGACGTCCGTTCCGTGCACAAGTCCTTCGGCTCCCTGCGGGTCCTGAAGGGCGTCGACCTGCACGTCGGCAGGGGCGAGGTCACCGTCGTCATCGGCCCGTCCGGGTCCGGCAAGTCCACCCTCCTGCGCACCATCAACCACCTGGAGAAGGTCGACGCGGGACGGATCACCGTCGACGGGGCGCTCATCGGCTACCGGCGCTCCGGCGACAAGCTGTACGAGCTGCCCGAACGCGACGTGCTCAAGCAGCGCACCCGGATCGGCTTCGTCTTCCAGAACTTCAACCTCTTCCCGCACCTGACCGTGGTGGAGAACATCGTCGAGGCGCCCGTCTCCGCGCTCAAACGGCCACGTCCCAGCGCGGAACGTGCCGCACGGGAGCTCCTGGAGCGCGTCGGCCTCGCCGACAAGGCCCGCGCCTACCCCCGGCAGCTCTCCGGCGGACAGCAGCAGCGCGTCGCCATCGCCCGCGCCCTCGCCCTGGAACCGAGACTGCTCCTCTTCGACGAGCCGACGTCGGCTCTCGACCCCGAACTGGTCGGCGAGGTCCTCGACGTCATCAAGGACCTCGCCCGGCAGGGCACCACGATGATCGTCGTCACCCACGAGATCGGCTTCGCCCGCGAGGTGGCCGACACCGTCGTCTTCATGGACGACGGCCGCGTCGTCGAACAGGGCGCCCCCGCCGACGTACTCGACAGGCCGCGCCACGACCGCACGCGCGCCTTCCTCTCCAAGGTCCTCTAG
- a CDS encoding FAD/NAD(P)-binding protein produces the protein MRRSLVIVGAGPRATGILERVGANAGELYGGSGLDIHLVDPYPPGGGRIWRPDQSPLLWMNSQAQDVTMFTDETVEVAGPVLPGPALHEWSGRDGRAFLGRREQSAYLRWVYEKAVAALPEGVVVHHHRRRALRVTGARDTRQEVVLEGVDTPLAADAVILAQGHLGAELDDEQAELAAYAERTGLVHLPPDFTADTDLSRLEPGAPVVVRGFGLAFVDLMVLLTEGRGGRYEGGTYHPSGREPVLYVGSRRGVPYRSKIGYDWEGERPPLPRYLGPAEIDGLLARPGGYDFRRDVWPLVEKELGFAHYHRLFTAHPERARTAWTDFDEKYAVCDPGSPELDALVASAVPDPADRLDLTALDHPLAGVRHTSYAALQDGLRAHIADDLARRNDPGHSPDLAVFLGLLSVYGQLVRLGDVGAWWHGFFSYLASGPPGPRLEQLLALSRAGVVRFLGADVQVTAEDGVFRAQSPTLPGQVTEARALVEARLPQPTLARTRDPLLRALHAEGAASTAAGLLAVDPADGRVLDRAGTPHPRRFALGPHTDARGAGAFTRPRTNSPTFRQNDATARAVLDFLRTPTTTTRGTHAPAQ, from the coding sequence GTGAGGCGGTCGCTGGTCATCGTCGGCGCGGGGCCGCGCGCCACCGGCATCCTGGAGCGGGTCGGCGCCAACGCCGGTGAACTGTACGGGGGTTCGGGGCTCGACATCCACCTCGTCGACCCCTACCCACCGGGCGGCGGCCGCATCTGGCGGCCCGACCAGTCGCCGCTGCTCTGGATGAACTCGCAGGCCCAGGACGTCACGATGTTCACCGACGAGACGGTGGAGGTCGCCGGCCCCGTCCTGCCGGGGCCCGCGCTCCACGAGTGGTCCGGGCGCGACGGGCGGGCCTTCCTCGGCCGCCGCGAGCAGAGCGCCTACCTGCGCTGGGTGTACGAGAAAGCCGTCGCCGCCCTCCCCGAAGGCGTCGTCGTCCACCACCACCGGCGCAGGGCCCTGCGCGTCACCGGGGCCCGCGACACCCGCCAGGAGGTGGTACTCGAAGGTGTCGACACACCGCTCGCCGCCGATGCCGTCATCCTCGCGCAGGGGCACCTGGGCGCCGAACTCGACGACGAACAGGCCGAGTTGGCGGCGTACGCCGAACGCACCGGGCTCGTGCACCTGCCGCCCGACTTCACCGCCGACACCGACCTGTCGCGGCTCGAACCCGGCGCGCCCGTCGTCGTGCGCGGCTTCGGCCTGGCCTTCGTCGACCTGATGGTGCTCCTCACCGAGGGGCGCGGCGGACGGTACGAAGGGGGCACGTACCACCCCTCGGGCCGTGAGCCCGTCCTGTACGTCGGCTCGCGGCGCGGCGTCCCCTACCGCTCGAAGATCGGCTACGACTGGGAGGGCGAACGGCCGCCGCTGCCGCGCTACTTGGGGCCCGCCGAGATCGACGGACTCCTCGCGAGACCCGGCGGGTACGACTTCCGGCGCGACGTCTGGCCGCTCGTCGAGAAGGAACTCGGCTTCGCCCACTACCACCGCCTCTTCACCGCCCACCCCGAACGCGCCCGCACCGCCTGGACCGACTTCGACGAGAAGTACGCGGTCTGCGACCCCGGCAGCCCCGAACTGGACGCCCTCGTCGCCTCCGCCGTGCCCGACCCCGCCGACCGGCTCGACCTCACCGCACTCGACCACCCGCTGGCCGGGGTGCGCCACACCTCGTACGCGGCGCTTCAGGACGGTCTTCGCGCCCACATCGCCGACGACCTCGCGCGCAGGAACGACCCCGGACACAGCCCCGACCTCGCCGTCTTCCTCGGCCTGCTCTCCGTGTACGGGCAGCTGGTGCGGCTCGGCGACGTCGGGGCGTGGTGGCACGGCTTCTTCAGCTACCTCGCGTCCGGGCCGCCGGGCCCCCGGCTGGAACAGCTGCTCGCCCTCTCCCGCGCCGGAGTCGTCCGGTTCCTCGGCGCGGACGTCCAGGTCACCGCCGAGGACGGGGTGTTCCGCGCCCAGAGCCCCACCCTGCCCGGACAGGTCACCGAGGCCCGCGCGCTCGTCGAGGCGCGGCTCCCGCAGCCCACCCTCGCCCGCACCCGCGACCCGCTCCTGCGCGCCCTGCACGCCGAGGGCGCCGCGTCGACCGCCGCCGGGCTCCTCGCCGTCGACCCGGCCGACGGACGCGTACTCGACCGGGCGGGCACACCGCACCCGCGTCGCTTCGCACTCGGCCCGCACACCGACGCGCGCGGGGCCGGAGCGTTCACCCGGCCGCGTACCAACAGCCCCACCTTCCGGCAGAACGACGCCACGGCACGCGCCGTACTCGACTTCCTGCGCACCCCCACGACCACGACCCGAGGTACCCATGCCCCAGCCCAGTGA
- a CDS encoding amino acid ABC transporter permease yields MSSDILAKPAPVPEPREPAELSAEPRIVPRPRAGQWTAAVAVLVLLALAARSVVRNDAFQWAVVGDYFTSASVLRGLGLTLWLTALVMALGFALGTLLALGRLSANPVLRAVSWGYVWFFRSMPILVQLLFWFNIGALYPQLFGVKTVNLLGPVTIAVIGLTLHEAAYAAEVVRGGILSVDRGQTEAAQSLGLGRWRRWRRIVLPQAMRSIVPPAGNMLIGTLKGTSIVSVIAVQDLLYSVQLVYHRTYQVIPLLMVATLWYVVVTSVLGVGQYYVERHYAKGSERAR; encoded by the coding sequence ATGTCTTCCGACATCCTCGCCAAACCGGCGCCGGTCCCCGAGCCCCGAGAACCCGCCGAACTCTCCGCCGAGCCGCGCATCGTGCCCCGCCCCCGCGCGGGACAGTGGACCGCGGCCGTCGCCGTCCTGGTCCTGCTCGCACTGGCCGCGCGGTCCGTCGTACGCAACGACGCGTTCCAATGGGCCGTCGTCGGCGACTACTTCACCTCGGCGTCCGTGCTGCGCGGGCTCGGGCTCACGCTCTGGCTGACCGCCCTCGTCATGGCGCTCGGCTTCGCCCTCGGTACGCTCCTCGCCCTGGGCAGGCTCTCCGCCAACCCCGTCCTGCGGGCGGTGAGTTGGGGGTACGTCTGGTTCTTCAGGTCGATGCCGATCCTGGTGCAGCTGCTCTTCTGGTTCAACATCGGGGCGCTGTACCCGCAGCTGTTCGGCGTGAAGACCGTGAACCTGCTCGGGCCCGTCACCATCGCCGTCATCGGGCTCACCCTGCACGAGGCCGCGTACGCCGCCGAAGTGGTGCGCGGCGGGATCCTCTCCGTCGACCGGGGGCAGACCGAGGCCGCGCAGTCGCTCGGTCTCGGGCGGTGGCGCAGGTGGCGGCGGATCGTCCTGCCGCAGGCCATGCGGTCCATCGTGCCGCCGGCCGGGAACATGCTGATCGGCACCCTGAAGGGCACCTCGATCGTCTCCGTCATCGCCGTGCAGGACCTGCTCTACTCCGTGCAGCTCGTCTACCACCGCACCTACCAGGTGATCCCGCTCCTCATGGTCGCCACCCTCTGGTACGTCGTGGTCACCTCGGTGCTCGGCGTCGGCCAGTACTACGTCGAGCGGCACTACGCCAAGGGCTCGGAGCGTGCCCGGTGA
- a CDS encoding ABC transporter substrate-binding protein, whose translation MSTPPQSRRIPAAFALITAATLVLTGCGAGDAADTAGGAAPAGKSGGIPTADVVAAVKKNGTAARLLPEDVRARGSLSVASSVGGTPPGALYLEDGRTIVGQDIDFADAAAKVLGLKLKREAASFEAILSALGSGKYDLGTGNFGVTDERRKTIDFVTYINDGQGFAVRENSELKKVTDFEQLCGLNVATGAGTTFEVTLEDNKHVCEEAGKKPYSVKTYAEQGAIWAALQQGRADVVMSTINGLRYAVKQQEGLKFLGEYRRLDVGFAFEKGSELAPAFRAAVDQLIKDGTYDRILKKWGTRGSAIEHSRISPPEIKD comes from the coding sequence ATGAGCACGCCCCCGCAGTCCCGCCGCATCCCGGCGGCCTTCGCCCTGATCACCGCGGCCACTCTCGTCCTGACCGGCTGCGGGGCGGGTGACGCCGCGGACACCGCGGGCGGGGCCGCCCCCGCGGGGAAGAGCGGCGGGATCCCCACCGCGGACGTGGTCGCGGCGGTCAAGAAGAACGGGACGGCGGCGCGTCTGCTCCCTGAGGACGTCCGCGCCCGCGGCTCGCTCTCCGTCGCCTCATCCGTCGGCGGCACACCGCCCGGCGCGCTCTACCTGGAGGACGGCAGGACGATCGTCGGCCAGGACATCGACTTCGCGGACGCGGCCGCCAAGGTCCTCGGCCTGAAGCTGAAGCGGGAGGCCGCGAGCTTCGAGGCGATCCTGTCCGCCCTGGGCAGCGGCAAGTACGACCTGGGCACGGGCAACTTCGGCGTGACCGACGAGCGCCGGAAGACCATCGACTTCGTCACGTACATCAACGACGGACAGGGCTTCGCGGTCCGCGAGAACAGCGAGCTGAAGAAGGTCACCGACTTCGAGCAGCTGTGCGGCCTGAACGTGGCGACCGGCGCGGGCACCACGTTCGAGGTCACGCTGGAGGACAACAAGCACGTCTGCGAGGAGGCGGGCAAGAAGCCGTACAGCGTGAAGACGTACGCCGAGCAAGGCGCGATCTGGGCCGCGCTCCAGCAGGGCAGGGCCGACGTGGTGATGTCCACCATCAACGGTCTGCGCTACGCCGTGAAGCAGCAGGAGGGCCTGAAGTTCCTCGGCGAGTACCGGCGGCTCGACGTCGGCTTCGCCTTCGAGAAGGGCTCGGAGCTCGCGCCCGCGTTCCGGGCGGCGGTCGACCAACTGATCAAGGACGGCACGTACGACCGCATCCTGAAGAAGTGGGGCACGCGGGGCTCGGCGATCGAGCACTCCCGCATCTCCCCGCCCGAGATCAAGGACTGA